One segment of Vulpes lagopus strain Blue_001 chromosome 8, ASM1834538v1, whole genome shotgun sequence DNA contains the following:
- the NEFL gene encoding neurofilament light polypeptide, translated as MSSFSYEPYYSTSYKRRYVETPRVHISSVRSGYSTARSAYSSYSAPVSSSLSVRRSYSSSSGSLMPSLENLDLSQVAAISNDLKSIRTQEKAQLQDLNDRFASFIERVHELEQQNKVLEAELLVLRQKHSEPSRFRALYEQEIRDLRLAAEDATNEKQALQGEREGLEETLRNLQARYEEEVLSREDAEGRLMEARKGADEAALARAELEKRIDSLMDEIAFLKKVHEEEIAELQAQIQYAQISVEMDVSSKPDLSAALKDIRAQYEKLAAKNMQNAEEWFKSRFTVLTESAAKNTDAVRAAKDEVSESRRLLKAKTLEIEACRGMNEALEKQLQELEDKQNADISAMQDTINKLENELRTTKSEMARYLKEYQDLLNVKMALDIEIAAYRKLLEGEETRLSFTSVGSITSGYSQSSQVFGRSAYGGLQTSSYLMSARSFPSYYTSHVQEEQIEVEETIEAAKAEEAKDEPPSEGEAEEEEKEKEEAAEEEGAEEEEAAKEESEEAKEEEEGGEGEEGEETKEAEEEEKKDEGAGEEQATKKKD; from the exons ATGAGTTCCTTCAGCTACGAGCCGTACTACTCGACCTCCTACAAGCGGCGCTACGTGGAGACGCCCCGGGTGCACATCTCCAGCGTGCGCAGCGGCTACAGCACCGCGCGCTCCGCTTACTCCAGCTACTCCGCGCCGGTCTCGTCCTCGCTGTCCGTGCGCCGCAGCTACTCCTCCAGCTCCGGCTCCTTGATGCCCAGTCTCGAGAACCTCGACCTGAGCCAGGTGGCCGCCATCAGCAACGACCTCAAGTCGATCCGCACCCAGGAGAAGGCGCAGCTGCAGGACCTCAACGACCGCTTCGCCAGCTTCATCGAGCGCGTGCACGAGCTGGAGCAGCAGAACAAGGTGCTGGAAGCCGAGCTGCTGGTGCTGCGCCAGAAGCACTCCGAGCCCTCCCGCTTCCGGGCGCTGTACGAGCAGGAGATCCGCGACCTGCGCCTGGCGGCGGAAGACGCCACCAACGAGAAGCAGGCGCTCCAGGGCGAGCGCGAAGGGCTGGAGGAGACTTTGCGCAACCTGCAGGCGCGCTATGAAGAGGAGGTGCTGAGCCGCGAGGACGCCGAGGGCCGGCTGATGGAGGCGCGCAAAGGGGCCGACGAGGCCGCTCTCGCCCGCGCCGAGCTCGAGAAGCGCATCGACAGCCTGATGGACGAAATCGCCTTTCTGAAGAAAGTGCACGAAGAGGAGATCGCCGAGCTGCAGGCGCAGATCCAGTACGCGCAGATCTCCGTGGAGATGGACGTGTCCTCCAAGCCCGACCTCTCCGCCGCGCTCAAGGACATCCGCGCCCAGTACGAGAAGCTGGCTGCCAAGAACATGCAGAACGCCGAAGAGTGGTTCAAGAGCCGCTTCACCGTGCTGACCGAGAGCGCCGCCAAGAACACCGACGCGGTGCGCGCCGCCAAGGACGAGGTGTCCGAGAGCCGCCGCCTGCTCAAGGCCAAGACCCTGGAGATCGAAGCCTGCCGGGGCATGAACGAGGCGCTGGAGAAGCAGCTGCAGGAGCTGGAGGACAAGCAGAACGCCGACATTAGTGCTATGCAG GACACAatcaacaaattagaaaatgaattgAGAACCACAAAGAGTGAAATGGCACGGTACCTTAAAGAATACCAAGACTTGCTCAATGTGAAGATGGCTTTAGACATTGAGATTGCAGCTTACAG GAAACTCTTGGAAGGTGAGGAGACCCGACTCAGTTTCACCAGCGTGGGAAGCATAACCAGCGGCTACTCCCAGAGCTCTCAGGTCTTCGGCCGATCTGCCTATGGTGGGTTACAGACCAGCTCCTACTTGATGTCTGCTCGCTCCTTCCCATCTTATTACACCAGCCACGTCCAGGAGGAACAGATCGAGGTGGAGGAGACCATCGAGGCTGCAAAGGCCGAGGAAGCCAAGGACGAACCCCCCTCTGAAGGAGAagctgaggaggaggaaaaggagaaggaagaagctgCTGAAGAGGAAGGAGCTGAAGAGGAAGAAG CTGCCAAGGAAGAATCCGAGGAggcaaaggaggaagaggaaggaggtgaaggcgaagaaggagaagaaaccaaagaagctgaagaggaggagaaaaaagatgaaGGTGCTGGGGAGGAGCAAGCAACTAAAAAGAAAGATTGA